The region TGGATGTGGTACTACAAAAACATCGGCGGCGAGAAATGTCCGATCGTCGATACCTTCTGGCAAACGGAAACGGGCGGTCACATGATCACCCCATTGCCAGGCGCCACGCCGATGGTGCCAGGTTCCTGCACCCTGCCATTGCCAGGCATCATGGCCGCCATCGTCGACGAAGCGGGCCAGGACGTGCCGAACGGCCAGGGCGGCATTCTGGTCGTGAAACGCCCATGGCCATCGATGATCCGCACGATCTGGAACAACCCCGAGCGTTTCAAGTCCAGCTATTTCCCGGAAGAGCTGGGCGGCAAGATGTACCTGGCAGGCGACGGCGCCATCCGCAACAAGGACACGGGCTACTTCACGATCACGGGCCGCATCGATGACGTGCTGAACGTGTCGGGCCACCGCATGGGCACGATGGAAATCGAATCGGCCCTGGTGGCCAACCCGCTGGTGGCCGAAGCGGCCGTGGTGGGCCGTCCGGACGACACGACCGGCGAATCGATCTGCGCCTTCGTGGTGCTCAAGCAAGCGCGTCCGACAGGCGAGGAAGCGAAACGACTGGCCCTGGAGCTGCGCAACTGGGTCGGCAAGGAAATCGGCCCGATCGCGAAACCGAAGGAAATCCGTTTCGGCGACAACCTGCCGAAAACCCGCTCCGGCAAAATCATGCGCCGCCTGCTGCGCGTGCTGGCCAAGGGCGAGACGATCACGCAAGACGTGTCGACCCTGGAAAACCCGGCCATTCTGGATCAGTTGAAGGAAGCGTCGTAATAAGGTCAGTCCCTTCGGGATCGGCCTGCGCCCCACTGGGGCACAGGCCCCCGCCGGGTCTGACCCAGCTTTTACTGGGGTGGAAGCATGAGAACATCCGAAACCAATTCTGGCCAGCCAATGGTTTTACCCCTGGGTAAATAACTTTGGCAGTCCGTAGAATCTTTGCTATAATCTGCGGCTTCGCGACAAGCGATATGCAGTACACAATGTGAGCAAGCAAGACGCGCGCATTGCCTTCAGGAGAGATGGCTGAGCGGCTGAAGGCGCACGCCTGGAAAGCGTGTATAGGGTAATACTCTATCGGGGGTTCGAATCCCCCTCTCTCCGCCACGGATAGTAATTAAGTAAGATCAGGACGTCTCAGGAAGTCCCTCAAAAACCGCTTAGAGCCTTGATTCTAAGCGGTTTTTTCGTTTCCGGACGTTGCACAGCGTCCTAGGACATCAACCTCAAGTAGGCGCAAGTTTGGGGGCTCCTCGCACTCAGCCATTGCCGCTTGCCCCAAAAATTCAAAAAAACGACTATATTGATCTTTACAGCATGCCGCGCAGGAGGTTTGCCATGCCAAAGATCATTGCTCCGCTGACAGATTTACTCATCCGCAACGCCAAGCCACGCGAGCGGCCATACAAAATGTTCGATGGTGACGGCATGTACCTCGTCGTCGCTCCTACCGGCTCCCGCATCTGGCGGTTCAAGTTCCGGCAGGCCAACGGCAAAGAGAATACGCTGACGTTCGGCCCTTACCCGGAAATTACCTTGCAGGATGCACGTGAAAAGCGCCTGGCGACACGCCGCCTGCTACTGCAAGGAATCGACCCCGCCAAGCATCGCGACGATGCCAAACGCTTGGCAAAGGATAAGGCGTCCAACACGTTCGAAAAAATCGCGCGCGAGTGGCACGGCAACAAAGTGCCCACGTGGAGCGAACGCACCGCCAAGAACACCATCCAGCGCCTGCAAGCGGACATCTTTCCAGCCATTGGCCGCATGCCGATCGATGAGATAAAGCACCGCGATCTGATCGCCGCGCTGCGCAAGATCGAGGAGCGTGGCGCAAGTGAAGTCGCCCATCGCCTGAGAGCGGTATGTGCGTCAATTTTCAGCTACGCGATTCAGTGCGGATTCACAGAGCGCAATCTGGTCACCGATATGAAGGATGTGTTGAAGACTGTCCGCGCCGGACACTTTGCCGCCATCAACGCCGACGAACTACCGCTGTTCCTGGCCATTCTGGACCGCAACGAAGCACGTATGTTCGCGCCGACCCGCATTGCGCTGCGTCTGATGCTGCTGTGCTTTGTGCGCACCAGCGAGTTGATCGAGACGCCCTGGTGTGAAATTGACCTGGAGCGCGGCGAGTGGATCATTCCATGGCAGCGCATGAAGCGTGGCAAGCTGACCGTCAATCCGGATATGACCAACCATCACGTCTGCCTGTCGCGCCAGGCGCTGGAGCTGCTGCGCGAACTGCACGCGATCACGGGCCGCAGCAAGTACCTGTTCCCGAATCAGCGCGACCACGAAAAGCCGATCAGCAACAACACGATACTGGTGGCGCTTGGACGCATGGGATACAAAGGCAAGATGACCGGCCACGGCTTTCGGGCGCTGGCCATGAGCACCATCAAGGAGCGCCTGGGCTACCGGCATGAAGTCGTGGACCGGCAACTGGCACATGCACCGAAGGATAAGGTGGCCAGCGCCTATGACCGGGCGCAGTTCCTGGCTGAACGGCGCCGGATGATGCAGGATTGGGCCGACTACATCGATGCCGTAAGCGGCAAGGGAGAGCCGCCGCAGGCGCCCAGATTAACGCTGATCAGTGGTGAATTCAGCCGGGATGGCGGAACGGGAGGGCACCATGTCTAAGTATGTACTGCGCCTCACGGATGCGCTTATCAAGCAGACCGCTTCCAAGGACAAATTACATAAACTAGCTATCGGAGCCTTTGTCCGGGCTGCAACGCTGCCGGTCAATGCCAGTGGCACCAGTCCAGCCCGCGCCGGTTCCAATTCTGCGTACTACGAAAAGCGCACTTGACGAAACGAACCACTTGCAAACGTCGATAGCAGGCATAGAATGAAGTTCTCTTATGTGGGAATCGCTCCCACGAGGGCATGCATCGAGCATGTCCCTATGCTTAGCGGCATAGGCGTTGCGGTCGTCACCCGCCACCATGATACCTAGCAGTTTCTGCTAGAGATATATATCGCCGGGCCATGCAGAAGCATGCACATCTCGGCACGATAAAGCGCTGCCTTCAGCGCCTACATATCCCACAATCCGCAAGACGGATTGCCTGGATGATTGCGCCCGATGGGCGCTTCCTCAAACAGGAGCAAGACTCCTGCCCCGATTGGTTCGCATGCCCCACGAGGTAGCGCACCCTATGAAGCACAGCATGGCTTTGCCGCAAGCCGCACCGTCAGCAGAAATGCCAGCGATGCGATGCCATCGCGGCCGCCGCCAGCGCATGCGCTTCAGAGCCGCCAGTATCATCACCGCGAGTGCGATGCTGGCTTGTATGCCGTCACATGCCATGGCTACGTGCGCGCGTCGTTACTGGCGGCGTGCTGCCAGTGACGACGCGCCGCCGACGGCATAGGCCCAGGCGGCAAGCGGAATTCCACCGCGTGATGGTGTTCAGTGACGGGGCCAGGCGCCCCGCATCGCAGGCAAGCCCTGCGATGTCCTTTGCCCGCAACGGGCTGATTAGTAGAAGTTGATCCGTGCACGATGTGCACTCCATGGACCCTGGGTGATTGGTCCCCGCTGCGGCAGCTTCCTCCGGGAGCGCGCAGCGGTGCCACACGCGCATGCGGCGCGGGCAGGCAGTAACAGCAACCGCATACACGGGAGTGGTGTCCCGAGGCCCTTGATTCAACCTTTTCTGCCGAGGCAGTGAGGGTGGCCAGAAACACTTACCAGACAGGATTACACCACGCGGCATCGATGTGAAAACCAAGGATCGAAAGGATGACTTTGCCATGCGCGACCTGAACTACCAGCTCAAGCAACTGTGTCACCGCAACCGGGATGGCAGTTTTGCGACGCAGGCCGACCGCGAGCGCCTATTAAACCTGTGCGCCAACGACCTGGCGGAACGAGGCTTCCAGCATATGAGCGTGGACAGCCTGAAACCGAAGCATGTGGCGGCGCTGCTCGACAAGTGGAAGCAGGATGGCGTCAGTACTGGAACCATCAAGAATCGCATGAGCGCCCTGCGCTGGTGGGCCGAGAAGATCGGCAAGGAAAACATCATCGCGCGCACCAACGGCGAATACGGCATCGCAGAGCGGGTGTTTGTCACCAATGTCTCGAAGGCGAAGGTGCTCGATGCCGACACGCTGGCCCGCGTGAACGATCCTTATACGCGCATGTCCTTGCAGTTGCAGGCGGCGTTTGGATTGCGGCGCGAGGAAAGCATCAAGATCAAGCCGGGATGGGCCGATGGCGGGAGCGTCTTGCGGCTGCAGGATAGCTGGACCAAGGGCGGCAAATACCGGGAGGTGCCGATTGCCACCATGCAGCAGCGCGCCATGCTGGAAGCGGCCAAGGCGCTGGTGGGCAAAGGCAGCTTGATTCCGGCGCAGTTGCGCTATCGGGACCAGTTGAACCGCTTTCGTGCGCAGTGCGATAAGGCTGGCATCCATGGTGTGCATGGTCTGCGCCATGAGTACGCGCAGCGGCGCTATGCCGAGCTGACTGGCCGACCGAGTCCAGCCAGTGGCGGCCCGACGTCGAGGCAGCTGGATGCTTCACAAAAATTGGTAGATCACGCCGCGCGGCTGAAGATTTCGGCGGAGATGGGGCATGGGCGTGAGCAGGTCACTTCCATCTACCTGGGCAGATGACCGCTCACTTGTATCAGGGCAGTAGCGAATGGAACAGAAGAGTTGCAAAGGAGTGCAGCCTTGGCGCTGCCGGAATGATCGCGGAGAGTCGGCATGACTCTCCATTGTTTGCTGTTCATCAATCGAAGGAGAATCTTATGACCACGACTAAAAAATTCCTCCGCTTGCCTGCGGTCATCGAGGCCACCGGCTGGTCCCGCGCCACAGTCTGGCGCAAGGTGAAGGCAGGCGTGTTGCCAGCACCTATTCCCATCGGCCCTAAGTCTATCGCGTGGGACGCGGAAGAGATCGCTCAATGGCAGCAGCGCTGTATTGACGCTAGGCGTGGAGTCGCTTGAGTGGGAGTTAATAGTGGCTGGATAGGAGCGCCCCACCTCGTAAGACGCCACGGGGCGGGCCTACCGGCCCTCTCCGAATCGTCCAACTATGGCTCGCCTGTGGTGGTTCAGACGGCGTGGAACTGCACAGACACACGTGAGACTGAATGGACTGTTACATTGTTTGCAGTCCCCTTGGCAGGATCAAACAGGGCCAGGTTGACTCCGCCGTCAACTGAGCTGCGATACATTACGCCATCGTAGCCGCACTTCTTCGCAAACTCGCAAAGGTATTGGCTTGGAATGTAGTCGTAGGCTGCCGACTTGGGTAAGACGGGACGGGTCAACTCCTCGCCTAGACGCTCCAATAGGCGAACATCCTCGCACATCTCTGACACCTCTTGACTGTCGGGCAAGATAAAAGGCGAGACCATCTTTCGTGGATTGCGCAGGTCTGCAATCTTCAAGCCCTCCGGGAGCGTTATCGCTGCTACAGATATGAAATCGCCGCTATGTGGCCTGACCTCCGAAATCGCCGTTGCGGGGCTAGATGAGATGTATAGATATGGAATTCCAGCTGGATTTGCTCTACCGTGCGATGCAAGTTCAGGTGGCGGCGCGCCCATATGCTCAGAGAGATACGTCCCTTCGGACCCTTGGATTCTTGCGCGGTACCATAATTGCGGCATGTCAGCTTGGTCAAGTAGTAGATTTGACAGTAACTCTTCTAGGCGCTCCAAGTCCACCCTAGTGGTAGGAAAAAAGCGATTCGAATGCATGAGTTCCACACAACGATTCTGCCAATTGGTAAGCCCTTCAGATTTTCGCTCTACCACGGCTTGAAACCGTTCGCGCACTATCTGACCATCATCCAGAATATCGCTAAGCAAGTCCTTTGCATGAGCAATATCTAAGCGCTCGAATAATCTCCAGTCCTCTTTGAGGAATTCGACTAAAGTCTTGCCTACCGGATCTTGTTTGTAGACGCCGATCACAAGTTCAAACTGTTCACGAAGGAGTATCGGATCTAGTAGCGGTTGCTCGGTCGAGTCGCAATAGGAACAATTGCCGGACGTTTTAGATAGAGTGGGAAACAGTTCTCGTCGTAGATGTCGATCGCCGAAGCACTCGGGGCAGCACAGGCGCGGGTCGCTCATTTTTTTGCAAGAAAATATGCTGCAAGCGTTTCAATATGATGATTCATGGACAACTTTTTCGCATAGCCCAACCCTGGGAAATGGCCACTGTCACGGAGAGACAAAAACTCTAGAACCGCATTGGTTTTCAGAATATTCGTACCTTCTGAATTGACTTCAGCGGCTAAATTGTCAAGCGCTTCCGCAAATTTTCCTGCAGGGTCTGTTGGAGTTTCATAGCGAATTGATTTGAAATGATGAATAAACATAGCATCATCTTTTGATGGGTCAATGCAAGTCAGATGAATTGCAACTGAGTAAGCCGGACCACCTCCATCGCTATAGTCGGCACCCACTATCAAGAAGTCACCGAATCCATCCATTCCTAGTTCTTCAAAAGTCACGTGAAGATCAGAAAATTCCTCGTACTCGGGATGCTGCCTGTTGGCGCGCTTTTCAAATCCATTTAGAACGAGAATTCGTTCGTCACCTTTGAAGTGCTTCCTATATAAACGATTGTCCCCTACAAATACGTGGCGGATAGCCATCCCCTCTCGCTCTAGATGATCTGCCAGTGTTCGATCCGTGAAGCCGCTATGTATGAGTGTAATCTGCCGCTCACGATATGAGTTACATAGGGCCATGATCGCTTCAACGGTCATTCCTTCGCTCAAAAGGATGCCGGGAGCGATATTTTGATGTTCGTTCAACTCGTCTTGCATCAGAGCTGTCAGCGCCGCCGGGTCCTCAGAGTGCTCTCCATTTACAGGATTGACAATCAGGATAAGGTCCCCTCCAGCCGAGTTAACCGCATCAATAGCACGCTTGAGACCGTTCAAGTTTTCCTTGACCGGTTCTACAATTGGAGTGAATCCGACTTTCGCCATAAGAGGCGCGCATTCTCGGATAGTGATTAAATCGAATTGCTTACCACGGAAGTATGGATAGTACATGCAGTTAAGCCCAGGTGAGGGCCTCCGCAACCGGAGTGGAGAGCGATGCGATTAGCCTTTCATGATCCCGCTCGCGTATTGAACTTGAAAACGCCAAGGGCTTCAATGACTTTGGTAACGCTCGCGCAAGCTCAGATAGCGGAAGCAAGCTACGGGTTTCTTTTAGGACCCTTATCATACACTCATGGAGTTTGTTTGGCGGCAATCTTGAGAAGATTGTAGCTAATTCGCTGTGAATGCGGGTATTAGGAACATCCGGAATGGGCACACCGAAATATTTTAGGATTTCAAACGCTTCGTTCCTATGTAGCGAGTCAAGCAATGTCAACGGACACAGATCCTTCAGCCGGTCTTGGGCCTCTCGTACGGGGGAAATTTTAAGGCGGCTATTGAGAAGCAACACACCTACATCATCGGGGACGCTGTCGAGCACCGCGTCTATGTGATTCTCGCTCGTTATGATGTTTACACGTGAAAAGACTTTAAAGTACGCGGCGATTTGATTCGGAAGTCGATCAAGGTTATCACGTTCAGACTTGATCTCGTAGACAGTGGATGCGCCATTCAATATGACCAGGTCAGCCTTGCATGTCCCAATTCTAAATTCCGACAGCATTGAGGCGGTGTTTAGTGAGTGGATACCAAGTAAAATTTTATGCGTGACGGCGGCTCGGTAGGCATACTCATACCGAAAGTTCTTCCGTGTCAAGAGCGCAAACGCAGATTCAAAAAATGCACTTAGCGGTGCGGAACCGCTGACTACTTCATGCAATGCAGATTCGCCAAGCAAGCGAGCAAACGTGCGAGACCTTCCTTGCCTTGCCAACTCTTGAACAACCACAGACGAGAACATTCTTGCGGTGGCCGCAAGCTGGGAGTTCTCGGTCATTTTTTTGTTGTTCATTTTTGCAATTTTCTATGGGTAAATAGCTTTCTACTGCGACAGAATGCTCTAGTTTGACTGTTTTTTTGTGATAATTTTCACAAAAGTTAAAAAATACAACAAACCTTCTATTATAGCTTGTACTGGCTGTTGGCAGACGAGACGCATACCAAACGGTCGTAGTTCTACGCACATCCGGATGTCGGAGTACACGTTGCACGTGTACTCAGTACCATGGAATAGACTTATGACGCATCGGATTGTAGCTCTGCTGCCTTCCGTGACGAGCTATAAAGGGCCGGGGGCAGGTCCGCCATTTGGACGCGGGCTGATGCATTGAGTACTTCAGAAGCCCGGTCAGTTATAGCGACGAACGCACGTCCTCTGCACGCGATGCTGCCGACAAAGACCTAAGGGATTCTATTGCAACCACAGCACCAATCCGTGTCCAAATGGCGGACCTGACCCTCGCTCCCTCGCTCCTCTGAGCATGCTTTTATGGCGGCCAGTGCATCAGTCCGTGACCAAATGGCAGACTTGATCTTGGCTCCGCGACTATTTCGTTTTGCGGGAATACTGATAGCGACCTAAGGATGAGGTCAAGCGGCGAGCTTAAGAAATAAGAGTTTTTCTCTACCAAGTGCCATGCACCAATCGGCAAAGTTTATTATTCGAAGACTGGAAACGATGGCGAGCTAAACTCCTCGCTGGCAAGCGCACCAATACGTCAATCAGAGCTCCAACAATAGTTGTTAAATTAAAAATATCGTCAATAACACTCGGCTATGAAAGAGCCTTACCGTAGTGGCCAGACCGCCGCTATTTTCTCGGAAGCATTCCGAAAATTCAAAAAACTGAGATGCATCTCTGCTATTGACTATGTGGTAAAAATGGTTACATCGAGGGGGGAAGTTACAAAATTTTCAGTGCTACTTGATGGCTTAGCGGAAATTGAGAGATGGACAACATCCAAGGATAGGATTATTGTTGAGTTCGCTTCCTAACGGTGCGGCACCTTGAGAGTACGCGAGTTCCAAGTCGGCGCCAGCAATGTTCGATTAGCACAGCTAAAACGACGATGTAAATTACATTGTAGTTTCTATAATTTTAATATATCCCCAAAATAACCTAAACCGTACAATGAAATTAGTCCAAGAAAAATACCGGAAGCTACGACCAGACATTGATCTCTTAACAGATGAAGTAGTTATTAGCCAAGCCTGGAAAAAGACGCACGGCTACATTCGCACCCATAATTGGTACGCGGATACCTTGGAGCTGGACATTTCCGCGCTCGATATTGAAAAAAATTCATCTACTTGGGCGCAAGGAATAGCTAGTGCACGATCTCACTTACTCCCAATGGAATTGGTGCCTGCTGCAAAAAGCGAGGCTTGGATACTAGACGCAAAACTTGGCTGGGTACCCAAAGAAAATAGTAGAATCCGAAGAGCCAAACCTCCGATTAGACCACTTGCGCATTTGACCGTTAGAGATCAAACGTGGGCAACTGCATTGATGATGTGTTTCGCGGATGCAGTAGAGAGTAGCCAAGGCAATTGCGCAGTCGAAGACGCGCATTTCGCACAGAAAAAACAAGTTTATAGCTACGGAAACCGATTGCTTTGCGACTGGAAATCGAATGATGCATGGTTTCGTTGGGGTAATGGAGAAACATATCGAAAATTTTTTACCGACTATCAAAACTTCCTTAAAAGGCCAATACAGATTGGCAGAACCGTCGCCAATAGCTTAAGCGATATTGACCATGTATTTATCATAAACCTAGACATAGCGAAATTTTACGACAATATCGATAAGAGCGTTCTTTTGGAAAGACTTGGTAGCATATCATTGTGGTACGATGATACAAAAATTTTATATAATTTTTGGAATGCAGCGCGAAAAATAACTAATTGGAAGTGGAGTTCACATGCCGAAGAAACCGCAGAATCACTAGGTTTAGAATTGGGAAATGGTTTGCCACAAGGTCTAGTCGCATCAGGATTCCTAGCTAACGCTTATATGATTCCATTTGACCGAGAAATTGGAGATTTTATCGGCGAAGGAATAACAGATGTTCCCGGAATTGTTTTGCATGACTATTGTCGTTACGTAGACGATTTGCGATTAGTAGTGAGCGTTGGTAATGTAGGTGTTGACGAGATTGCCACAGCAATAAATAAATTCATAAGTAAAAAACTTAAAATATTTGCAGGGCAAGACTTAAAAATAAATCCTCAAAAAACAAAAATAACTTCGCTTTCAGATCTGGATAACACCGGTAGTCTTTCGGGAAGGCTTGCTCTATTGCAAGCTGAATTGAGCGGCCCAGCCGACCGCGACGTTCTAGAAAATGCAACTGCTGTGCTGGAAGGTTTATTAATTTCTCAGCCGGATGATGTACCGGATACAACAGAGCTGGAGCGCGATAAGAAATTATTTAGACTGGTAAAGTTTGATCATGACATTCGACTGGATACGTTGAAACGTTTTGCGGCAAATAGACTAGAATCCGTTATTAAAAGTAAAAGGAAATTAACTTTCTTCGATGCTCACAATCCCGATGCGGAAAAATTATCTGATAATGAGTGTGAATTATTATCAAAAAAATTAGTTAAGGCTTGGACGCAAGATCCGTCGCTTGGTTTGGTTCTACGAAAAGCCATTGAAATTTTTCCTTCTCCAATCATTATTGAGCCGGTTATTGAGGCAATTTATAGACGAACAAGTTTTTCGGGAAAAAGCAAAAATATCCAGAGCGCAGCGATGATGGATTTTCTTTTGGCTGACTTATTTAGATGTTGCGTGGACTTTGGTGGGTATTTTCAGCGATTTGATTGTCCCAAGTCCTCCGCGCCAGAAGATCTTCTGGACATTGCCTCTATGTACGCTCAACGCACAGTTGCGGCTGAGAATGTACCTGAATTTGTCCAACGTCAGGCATTGCTACTGTTGGCTACCCGTGAAAAACCAGTTTTGGTGAAACAGCCTGAGAAGTCGATCCAAAATAGCCTACATGCGATATTGGCCGGTTCGCCGCCACCATTTCAACGCGAGCGTATAGCATTATTTGAAGTTGCGTCGCAAATAACCGGGCGTTCAGA is a window of Janthinobacterium rivuli DNA encoding:
- a CDS encoding tyrosine-type recombinase/integrase, which codes for MPKIIAPLTDLLIRNAKPRERPYKMFDGDGMYLVVAPTGSRIWRFKFRQANGKENTLTFGPYPEITLQDAREKRLATRRLLLQGIDPAKHRDDAKRLAKDKASNTFEKIAREWHGNKVPTWSERTAKNTIQRLQADIFPAIGRMPIDEIKHRDLIAALRKIEERGASEVAHRLRAVCASIFSYAIQCGFTERNLVTDMKDVLKTVRAGHFAAINADELPLFLAILDRNEARMFAPTRIALRLMLLCFVRTSELIETPWCEIDLERGEWIIPWQRMKRGKLTVNPDMTNHHVCLSRQALELLRELHAITGRSKYLFPNQRDHEKPISNNTILVALGRMGYKGKMTGHGFRALAMSTIKERLGYRHEVVDRQLAHAPKDKVASAYDRAQFLAERRRMMQDWADYIDAVSGKGEPPQAPRLTLISGEFSRDGGTGGHHV
- a CDS encoding phage integrase N-terminal domain-containing protein, yielding MRDLNYQLKQLCHRNRDGSFATQADRERLLNLCANDLAERGFQHMSVDSLKPKHVAALLDKWKQDGVSTGTIKNRMSALRWWAEKIGKENIIARTNGEYGIAERVFVTNVSKAKVLDADTLARVNDPYTRMSLQLQAAFGLRREESIKIKPGWADGGSVLRLQDSWTKGGKYREVPIATMQQRAMLEAAKALVGKGSLIPAQLRYRDQLNRFRAQCDKAGIHGVHGLRHEYAQRRYAELTGRPSPASGGPTSRQLDASQKLVDHAARLKISAEMGHGREQVTSIYLGR
- a CDS encoding helix-turn-helix transcriptional regulator codes for the protein MTTTKKFLRLPAVIEATGWSRATVWRKVKAGVLPAPIPIGPKSIAWDAEEIAQWQQRCIDARRGVA
- a CDS encoding RES family NAD+ phosphorylase, which produces MSDPRLCCPECFGDRHLRRELFPTLSKTSGNCSYCDSTEQPLLDPILLREQFELVIGVYKQDPVGKTLVEFLKEDWRLFERLDIAHAKDLLSDILDDGQIVRERFQAVVERKSEGLTNWQNRCVELMHSNRFFPTTRVDLERLEELLSNLLLDQADMPQLWYRARIQGSEGTYLSEHMGAPPPELASHGRANPAGIPYLYISSSPATAISEVRPHSGDFISVAAITLPEGLKIADLRNPRKMVSPFILPDSQEVSEMCEDVRLLERLGEELTRPVLPKSAAYDYIPSQYLCEFAKKCGYDGVMYRSSVDGGVNLALFDPAKGTANNVTVHSVSRVSVQFHAV
- a CDS encoding sce7725 family protein produces the protein MYYPYFRGKQFDLITIRECAPLMAKVGFTPIVEPVKENLNGLKRAIDAVNSAGGDLILIVNPVNGEHSEDPAALTALMQDELNEHQNIAPGILLSEGMTVEAIMALCNSYRERQITLIHSGFTDRTLADHLEREGMAIRHVFVGDNRLYRKHFKGDERILVLNGFEKRANRQHPEYEEFSDLHVTFEELGMDGFGDFLIVGADYSDGGGPAYSVAIHLTCIDPSKDDAMFIHHFKSIRYETPTDPAGKFAEALDNLAAEVNSEGTNILKTNAVLEFLSLRDSGHFPGLGYAKKLSMNHHIETLAAYFLAKK
- a CDS encoding sce7726 family protein, with amino-acid sequence MNNKKMTENSQLAATARMFSSVVVQELARQGRSRTFARLLGESALHEVVSGSAPLSAFFESAFALLTRKNFRYEYAYRAAVTHKILLGIHSLNTASMLSEFRIGTCKADLVILNGASTVYEIKSERDNLDRLPNQIAAYFKVFSRVNIITSENHIDAVLDSVPDDVGVLLLNSRLKISPVREAQDRLKDLCPLTLLDSLHRNEAFEILKYFGVPIPDVPNTRIHSELATIFSRLPPNKLHECMIRVLKETRSLLPLSELARALPKSLKPLAFSSSIRERDHERLIASLSTPVAEALTWA
- a CDS encoding reverse transcriptase domain-containing protein, which gives rise to MKLVQEKYRKLRPDIDLLTDEVVISQAWKKTHGYIRTHNWYADTLELDISALDIEKNSSTWAQGIASARSHLLPMELVPAAKSEAWILDAKLGWVPKENSRIRRAKPPIRPLAHLTVRDQTWATALMMCFADAVESSQGNCAVEDAHFAQKKQVYSYGNRLLCDWKSNDAWFRWGNGETYRKFFTDYQNFLKRPIQIGRTVANSLSDIDHVFIINLDIAKFYDNIDKSVLLERLGSISLWYDDTKILYNFWNAARKITNWKWSSHAEETAESLGLELGNGLPQGLVASGFLANAYMIPFDREIGDFIGEGITDVPGIVLHDYCRYVDDLRLVVSVGNVGVDEIATAINKFISKKLKIFAGQDLKINPQKTKITSLSDLDNTGSLSGRLALLQAELSGPADRDVLENATAVLEGLLISQPDDVPDTTELERDKKLFRLVKFDHDIRLDTLKRFAANRLESVIKSKRKLTFFDAHNPDAEKLSDNECELLSKKLVKAWTQDPSLGLVLRKAIEIFPSPIIIEPVIEAIYRRTSFSGKSKNIQSAAMMDFLLADLFRCCVDFGGYFQRFDCPKSSAPEDLLDIASMYAQRTVAAENVPEFVQRQALLLLATREKPVLVKQPEKSIQNSLHAILAGSPPPFQRERIALFEVASQITGRSDTFAMLLLENINEIDNDSKYEALESIAKRGGDFWFSVWKLLSKNPAERLLVKRLDWAAPITSSDLKSKRQRLSKVIASDRNGFQHEMGLIKLALGLIDFSQKNLKSLPLSPREIIVNQIGQQSDWSELWRPTVTAIDCEPISGAVAADPRFSVPPWIDDENSEHLIVYWIGSILRAAAVGGSDFTGNTWNGKKFSGYKGLKTGWYKRRMGMMHASEILVGNYATVSGWFSELLMKCLQWPGFESTFLQNQDISQISDVKNLKSVLIDRKNLLDNLYCTTSQLPALVTSVDRSSLAHRKIFRIVVVQQLLPRDRDFSLSDPTLSLPRARAENRSHLANICQLTYKTLCTKLEADNDKNLADADLIVFPEVSVHPDDQDLIKRLADKTKAIIFAGLVFTEHDGKTVNIARWFIPDIRKSGRQWVIRDQGKHNMTKGEKSLGITGHRPCQHIIEVTGMDEGPMTMSGAICYDATDLKLAVDLKDKTDLFVVCAHNRDVNTFDTMAAALNYHMYQHVVVVNKGEYGGSTIQAPYKANFDRLVSHAHGVDQISINVADLDLAAFRREHKFFKAVKTKPAG